The following are encoded together in the Bacillus cereus group sp. RP43 genome:
- a CDS encoding DUF58 domain-containing protein, producing the protein MNGQRVVTVPLFFQIHIIQLTVPIALLFTFFLPQRIIMFLFFFYYLFALFIYKYVAYIEKRFQVINEKQTTRLFPDESGQFFIHLKNGANIPLVNGVCYFHLNSSLIPHKDQGIEQISKTLFSFPFSQPAHSAQKWDLTLTATKRGVFQIEQFECVLKDPFHLLTVHLPVFDKLKTEIIVYPTPKEVAGLQKLQQLLTGSYRTNFSFYNDETSIIGIKRYERESFRSIHWKASAKMQVLQAKQYEPVKNYSWTICLSLAADRGFGWKENVEDLVSFTTYICQFATKHQIPFELFISVLAEGGALHLPLNEGQTQYAKALEELARITEDSTLLPKQGFLHYITRKRERSSTMIYIGTQKHELPLLSQPTFLINNEGMVEKLENLALSR; encoded by the coding sequence ATGAATGGACAGCGCGTTGTAACTGTACCTTTATTTTTTCAAATCCACATTATTCAATTAACTGTGCCCATCGCTTTACTTTTTACGTTTTTTCTACCGCAACGGATTATTATGTTTCTCTTTTTCTTCTATTATTTATTTGCGCTTTTCATTTATAAATATGTCGCTTACATAGAGAAAAGATTTCAAGTTATAAATGAAAAACAAACAACTCGGCTTTTCCCTGATGAATCCGGACAGTTTTTTATTCATTTAAAAAATGGAGCAAATATACCACTCGTTAATGGTGTTTGTTATTTTCATTTAAATTCGTCCCTTATACCGCATAAAGATCAAGGGATTGAACAAATATCAAAAACGTTATTTTCTTTCCCATTTTCACAACCTGCTCATTCAGCGCAAAAATGGGATTTAACATTAACCGCAACGAAGCGTGGTGTTTTTCAAATTGAACAATTTGAATGTGTTTTAAAAGACCCTTTTCATTTATTAACTGTACATTTACCTGTTTTCGATAAATTAAAGACTGAAATTATTGTATACCCTACTCCTAAAGAAGTAGCCGGTTTACAAAAACTTCAGCAATTATTAACAGGTTCTTATCGAACGAATTTCTCTTTTTACAATGATGAAACTTCCATTATCGGTATTAAACGATATGAACGTGAATCTTTCCGCTCTATTCATTGGAAAGCATCCGCCAAAATGCAGGTGTTACAAGCGAAGCAATATGAACCTGTAAAAAATTATAGTTGGACGATTTGTCTTTCTTTAGCTGCTGATCGCGGATTCGGTTGGAAAGAAAATGTAGAAGACCTTGTTTCATTTACAACATACATTTGTCAATTCGCAACGAAACATCAAATACCGTTTGAATTGTTTATTAGTGTATTAGCAGAAGGGGGTGCATTACATTTACCGTTAAATGAAGGACAAACGCAATATGCAAAAGCTTTAGAGGAATTAGCACGTATTACAGAAGATAGTACGTTACTTCCGAAACAAGGATTTCTTCACTATATAACGAGAAAAAGAGAGCGCTCATCTACAATGATATACATTGGTACGCAGAAGCATGAGCTCCCTCTTCTATCTCAGCCTACGTTTCTCATTAATAATGAAGGGATGGTGGAAAAGCTTGAAAACTTGGCTCTATCACGTTAA
- a CDS encoding AAA family ATPase — MINKLKENIGSVFVGKENVIDLLLVSLLADGHVLLEDVPGTGKTLLAKTISKSIGGNFSRVQFTPDVLPSDVTGIEYFNPKTSEFELRLGPVMTNILLADEINRAMPRTQSSLLEAMEERQVTLEKQSTPLPKPFFVIATQNPIESQGTFPLPDAQLDRFLMTISIGYPAPEDELKMMRRFRNNAPLESVTSVISLEDILEAQQQVKEIFVSEPLEHYIIKLAHATRNHDYIANGVSPRATLALVRAVQALAFLRGREYCTPEDIQFLVPSVWNHRIVLSMEGALRTTKNELMQRILKEVDVPVEIEQA; from the coding sequence ATGATAAATAAATTGAAAGAAAACATAGGATCTGTTTTTGTCGGTAAGGAAAATGTAATTGATTTACTCCTCGTTTCACTGCTTGCTGATGGACATGTACTACTCGAAGATGTGCCTGGCACCGGAAAAACATTACTTGCAAAAACAATTTCTAAAAGCATTGGTGGTAATTTTTCTCGCGTTCAATTTACCCCTGATGTACTTCCGAGTGATGTAACAGGTATTGAATATTTCAATCCAAAAACTAGTGAATTCGAATTAAGACTTGGACCAGTTATGACAAATATACTACTCGCAGATGAAATTAACCGCGCGATGCCGAGAACACAATCTAGTTTGTTAGAAGCGATGGAAGAACGACAAGTAACGCTTGAAAAGCAGTCTACTCCTCTTCCGAAACCATTTTTTGTTATTGCGACGCAAAACCCGATTGAATCACAAGGGACTTTCCCGCTTCCAGATGCACAACTTGATCGTTTTTTAATGACGATTTCAATTGGTTATCCGGCTCCTGAAGATGAATTAAAAATGATGCGCCGTTTTCGTAACAATGCACCGTTAGAAAGCGTCACATCTGTCATTTCTTTAGAAGACATTTTAGAAGCGCAGCAACAAGTGAAAGAAATTTTCGTATCAGAACCGTTAGAACATTACATTATTAAACTTGCTCACGCTACAAGAAATCATGATTACATCGCTAACGGTGTAAGCCCGCGTGCCACTTTAGCTTTAGTGCGTGCCGTTCAAGCATTAGCCTTTTTACGCGGGAGAGAATATTGCACACCTGAAGATATACAATTTTTAGTTCCTTCTGTTTGGAATCACCGTATCGTCTTGTCAATGGAAGGAGCTTTACGTACGACAAAAAATGAATTAATGCAAAGGATTTTAAAAGAAGTTGACGTACCTGTGGAGATTGAACAAGCATGA
- a CDS encoding helix-turn-helix transcriptional regulator: MNAKAQKYIPLTEATYYILLSLVKPMHGYGIMQMVEEMTNGEVKLGPGTLYGNTTKLLKEKLIVEVASTDRKKCYELTPFGREVLELEYNRLQRSVRNGHSILGE, from the coding sequence ATGAATGCGAAAGCGCAAAAATATATTCCGTTAACTGAGGCAACATACTACATATTATTGTCACTTGTGAAGCCAATGCATGGTTACGGAATTATGCAAATGGTAGAAGAGATGACAAATGGGGAAGTAAAGCTCGGCCCCGGTACTTTATACGGCAATACGACGAAGTTATTAAAAGAGAAGTTAATTGTTGAAGTTGCCTCTACAGACAGAAAGAAGTGCTATGAGTTAACACCATTTGGTAGAGAAGTGTTAGAGCTGGAGTACAACAGGTTGCAGAGATCTGTAAGGAATGGACATAGTATATTAGGGGAGTGA
- a CDS encoding DUF2812 domain-containing protein: METKRVFKFFTAWNLEKEEAFLRKMHQKGWALQKYNLMYTFKKTEPKDVIYKADFRLVYRDSKEQQQEYFEIYEMSGWKRVTSFTRWNYFCKEVEEVNELPDIYSEKETRIQKLNELLLFLVIISASILPSMYNLFLSPMESRVPIWAKIMTGLTGCMWIYFFIRLSWKIKKLKSEIL; encoded by the coding sequence ATGGAGACAAAAAGGGTATTTAAATTTTTTACGGCATGGAATTTAGAAAAAGAAGAAGCTTTTTTACGAAAGATGCATCAAAAAGGTTGGGCATTACAAAAATACAATTTAATGTATACGTTTAAGAAAACTGAGCCAAAAGATGTAATATATAAAGCTGATTTTAGATTGGTTTATAGAGATTCGAAAGAACAACAACAAGAGTATTTTGAAATATACGAAATGTCAGGTTGGAAACGCGTGACGAGTTTTACAAGATGGAATTATTTTTGTAAAGAAGTAGAAGAGGTAAATGAATTGCCCGATATATACTCAGAAAAGGAGACGAGGATACAAAAACTAAATGAATTACTGCTATTCCTTGTTATTATATCAGCAAGTATATTACCATCAATGTATAACCTATTTTTAAGCCCGATGGAATCAAGAGTGCCAATTTGGGCGAAAATTATGACAGGTCTTACAGGTTGTATGTGGATATACTTCTTTATAAGACTTTCTTGGAAAATTAAGAAACTAAAAAGTGAAATATTATAA
- a CDS encoding VOC family protein, whose protein sequence is MNLKMKYIILYVEKFEQCLQFYKEILKLPIRAEHGTYIEFETGATILAMNTREDVKALTGLPLTEGVLQSSHFELGFVVEDVKGTIEKLKEQGVKVLVEPIVKPWGQTIAYIADPDGNYIEICSSLE, encoded by the coding sequence ATGAACTTAAAAATGAAATACATTATTTTATATGTAGAAAAGTTTGAACAATGTCTTCAGTTTTATAAAGAAATTTTAAAATTACCAATAAGAGCTGAACACGGTACATATATTGAATTTGAAACAGGAGCAACAATTTTAGCGATGAATACACGAGAGGATGTTAAGGCGTTAACGGGACTACCTCTTACAGAAGGTGTACTACAATCTTCTCATTTTGAGTTAGGGTTTGTTGTAGAAGATGTAAAGGGAACGATTGAGAAATTAAAAGAACAAGGGGTTAAAGTTCTAGTTGAGCCAATCGTAAAACCGTGGGGACAAACAATTGCTTACATTGCCGATCCAGACGGTAATTATATTGAAATTTGTAGTTCATTAGAATAG
- a CDS encoding GNAT family protein, with product MGFPKLETERLLLRELTLLDAEAMFHYFSKESVIRYFGMDSFENIEQAKTTIQTFRKRNEEGNVFRWGIEKKGTDQLIGTCGFHLINNHHKRAEIGYELDDTYWGQGYATEALQAMLAYGFETLHFIRIAAVVYIENEASRNLLKKVGFQEEGLLRKYMIQNDVAHDTVVYSLLKEDWKKQ from the coding sequence ATGGGGTTTCCAAAATTAGAAACAGAACGTTTACTATTAAGAGAACTTACACTATTAGATGCAGAAGCGATGTTCCATTATTTTTCAAAAGAATCTGTTATTCGTTATTTCGGAATGGACTCTTTCGAAAATATTGAGCAAGCGAAAACGACTATTCAAACGTTTAGAAAGCGTAATGAAGAGGGAAATGTGTTTCGCTGGGGGATAGAGAAGAAAGGTACGGATCAATTAATCGGTACGTGTGGGTTTCATTTAATTAACAATCACCATAAACGAGCTGAAATTGGCTATGAGCTAGATGATACATATTGGGGACAAGGATACGCGACTGAAGCACTGCAAGCAATGCTAGCTTACGGATTTGAAACGTTGCACTTTATAAGAATTGCAGCTGTCGTATATATAGAAAATGAAGCTTCCCGTAATTTATTAAAGAAAGTCGGGTTTCAAGAAGAAGGATTACTTCGAAAATATATGATTCAAAATGATGTTGCTCATGATACGGTCGTTTATTCATTATTAAAAGAAGATTGGAAAAAGCAATGA
- a CDS encoding kinase translates to MSTNDIMKVIQEHKDERFIIGIDGLSRSGKTTLVKKLEENMKRSGISFHIFHIDDHITERNKRYNTGFAEWYEYYSLQWDIDRLLRNLFQKLQSDIELELPFYHDETDSCEMKEIQLPLVGVIIVEGVFLQRKEWRDFFHYMVYLDCPRETRFLRESEETQKKLSKFQNRYWKAEDYYLEMELPKDRANLVIQ, encoded by the coding sequence ATGAGCACAAATGATATAATGAAAGTTATTCAGGAACATAAAGATGAGCGATTTATAATCGGTATAGACGGACTAAGTCGTTCGGGTAAAACAACATTGGTAAAAAAATTAGAAGAAAATATGAAACGAAGTGGAATCTCGTTTCATATTTTTCATATTGATGATCACATTACCGAGCGAAATAAGCGATATAATACTGGATTTGCAGAGTGGTATGAGTACTACAGCCTTCAGTGGGATATCGATCGGTTACTACGAAACCTTTTTCAAAAGTTACAAAGCGACATTGAATTAGAATTACCTTTTTATCATGATGAAACAGACTCATGTGAAATGAAAGAAATACAGCTTCCTTTAGTAGGTGTAATAATTGTAGAAGGAGTTTTTCTTCAGCGAAAAGAATGGAGAGATTTCTTTCATTATATGGTGTATTTAGATTGTCCAAGAGAGACAAGATTTCTGCGAGAAAGCGAAGAGACACAAAAGAAACTTTCGAAGTTTCAAAATAGGTATTGGAAAGCAGAGGATTATTATTTGGAAATGGAATTGCCGAAGGATCGGGCAAATTTAGTCATACAATGA
- a CDS encoding HAD-IA family hydrolase, with protein MNILWDFDGTLFDTYPAYTMMLSEILGDSVDEQEIYKNLKISYSHAIQYYNISCEQEEKIKILKGKFNPKDMKPFAGVEEILKYADKNVIMTHKHRAGVMGILEYYGWNKYFVDMVTIDDGFPRKPNALSYDYLHKKHKIDLAIGDRELDLLPAKELGISTCMFQGNCDVADYSLSHYAEFFKVVIDREVSL; from the coding sequence ATGAATATTTTATGGGACTTTGATGGTACGTTATTTGATACGTATCCTGCATATACAATGATGCTATCTGAAATATTGGGTGATAGTGTAGATGAACAAGAAATATACAAAAACCTAAAAATATCATACTCTCATGCAATTCAGTATTATAATATTTCATGCGAACAGGAAGAAAAGATTAAAATTTTGAAGGGAAAATTCAATCCAAAAGATATGAAACCTTTTGCAGGTGTCGAAGAGATTTTGAAATATGCGGATAAAAATGTGATTATGACCCATAAACATAGGGCGGGGGTTATGGGAATTTTAGAATATTACGGCTGGAACAAATACTTCGTAGACATGGTTACAATTGACGATGGTTTCCCCCGAAAACCGAACGCTTTATCTTATGATTATTTGCATAAAAAGCATAAGATTGATTTAGCTATTGGTGATAGAGAATTAGATTTATTACCTGCAAAAGAATTAGGTATTTCAACATGTATGTTTCAAGGGAATTGTGATGTAGCGGATTATTCTTTATCGCATTACGCGGAATTTTTTAAGGTAGTGATTGATAGAGAGGTTTCTTTATAA
- a CDS encoding LytTR family transcriptional regulator DNA-binding domain-containing protein produces MSIFILEDDVIQAQQMKRLVEEICEKYMLPFDFIEVTSKSENIITNIPKARYVPIYFLDIEIKREERKGLNVAQEIRKYDTQGIIVFVTTHSEFAPISYQYMVSALTFIDKGLPYEERRKVFEQCLLQYEVRNKHLIPSDDFIIENSNATVRVPFHEVEYVMTDEPHRLALVTLDRIVYFYGTLKEIEIIDERLFRCHQSYIVNTKQMSSYDAKQKMIVLKSGKRIPVSRRLVSKVRNILKGEI; encoded by the coding sequence ATGAGTATTTTCATTTTAGAAGATGATGTCATACAAGCACAGCAAATGAAGCGGCTAGTTGAAGAGATTTGCGAGAAATATATGTTACCTTTTGATTTTATAGAGGTGACTAGCAAAAGTGAAAACATCATTACTAACATTCCTAAGGCAAGGTATGTCCCAATCTATTTTTTAGATATAGAGATAAAAAGAGAAGAGCGTAAAGGTTTAAACGTGGCGCAAGAGATACGAAAGTATGATACGCAAGGAATTATTGTATTTGTAACGACACATTCTGAATTTGCACCTATTTCATATCAATATATGGTATCAGCTTTAACTTTTATTGATAAAGGGTTGCCATACGAGGAAAGGCGTAAAGTTTTTGAACAATGTTTACTTCAATATGAAGTGCGTAATAAACACCTCATTCCATCCGATGATTTTATCATTGAAAATAGTAATGCGACTGTGCGGGTTCCTTTTCATGAAGTTGAATATGTTATGACTGATGAACCGCATCGTTTAGCGTTAGTGACGTTAGATCGAATCGTTTATTTTTATGGAACATTAAAGGAGATTGAAATAATAGATGAACGCTTATTTCGTTGCCATCAATCATATATCGTGAATACGAAGCAAATGTCTTCTTATGATGCGAAGCAAAAAATGATAGTTTTAAAAAGCGGGAAACGTATTCCAGTATCACGTCGTTTAGTGAGTAAAGTACGTAACATATTAAAGGGTGAGATATAA
- a CDS encoding GHKL domain-containing protein, whose product MYIYDLFAILLTSMSHTFLYIQLIRYNRLSVRMLIALSAVFIILLAIVVTVTRYPELNSTIVLFLISLGLMQNELKLKHNLYFALVSMVIITLVKMLLFDLGMKIFMLTPFNLYLWTGSMIHLIVSTLTFIGILVARKRIQKIAQYIVGSPLYYVTYILLIVGFVIELILTRPSTEFLAKLNQQYSDVSYISAIIVFLLLVIIVLISSHLSKAKLQEEHEKRLDKELLDYVEKLEDMHDELASFRHDYMNVLLSLEEGIRTKNVKEIEQVYYDVIAPTLKTINDHELDIAKLSRVHIPEVRSVLRAKVGTAQHQQIKVMLDIPENIERVSMTIISFIRIISVLVDNAIEEAMHSEEKILQIAFFEMDSRQYFIVRNSSKSEAIDLQKIYEKNHSSKEGARGYGLFSLKRIMNKTNNATLETTYVSPYFTQTFILKEMK is encoded by the coding sequence ATGTATATTTATGATTTATTTGCAATACTGCTTACTAGTATGAGCCATACGTTTTTATACATTCAATTAATCCGGTACAACAGGTTGTCAGTTAGAATGTTAATAGCTTTAAGTGCAGTATTCATTATTTTACTTGCGATTGTTGTAACGGTAACGAGATATCCAGAGTTGAATAGTACCATTGTGTTATTTTTAATAAGCTTAGGATTAATGCAAAATGAATTGAAATTGAAGCATAATTTATATTTTGCACTAGTGAGCATGGTGATTATAACGTTAGTGAAAATGTTGCTATTTGATTTAGGAATGAAAATCTTTATGTTAACGCCATTCAATTTATATTTATGGACAGGTAGCATGATTCATCTTATCGTATCGACACTTACTTTTATCGGTATTTTAGTAGCTCGCAAAAGAATTCAAAAAATTGCTCAATATATAGTAGGTAGTCCGTTATACTATGTAACTTATATATTATTAATTGTCGGATTTGTTATTGAACTAATTTTAACTCGGCCATCTACTGAGTTTTTAGCAAAGCTAAATCAACAATACAGTGATGTAAGTTATATTTCAGCGATTATTGTATTTTTATTATTAGTCATCATAGTACTTATAAGTTCACACTTATCGAAAGCAAAGTTACAAGAAGAGCATGAAAAACGCTTAGATAAAGAGTTATTAGATTATGTGGAGAAATTAGAGGATATGCATGACGAGCTTGCTAGTTTCCGTCATGATTATATGAATGTATTACTATCGTTAGAAGAGGGGATACGTACAAAAAATGTGAAAGAAATTGAGCAAGTGTACTATGACGTTATAGCTCCTACGTTAAAAACAATAAATGATCATGAACTTGATATTGCGAAATTATCTCGCGTACATATTCCTGAAGTGAGAAGTGTATTAAGGGCGAAAGTTGGCACTGCCCAGCACCAACAAATAAAAGTAATGCTCGATATACCAGAGAACATTGAAAGGGTTTCAATGACGATTATTTCATTTATCCGCATCATTTCAGTTTTAGTAGACAATGCAATTGAAGAAGCAATGCATAGTGAGGAAAAGATATTGCAAATCGCATTCTTTGAAATGGATTCACGACAATATTTTATTGTGCGTAATAGTTCAAAGAGTGAAGCGATTGATTTACAAAAAATTTATGAGAAAAACCATTCAAGTAAAGAAGGAGCTCGAGGATACGGGCTATTCTCATTAAAACGTATCATGAATAAAACAAATAACGCGACGTTAGAAACAACTTATGTAAGTCCTTATTTCACGCAAACATTCATATTAAAAGAGATGAAATGA
- a CDS encoding YhfC family glutamic-type intramembrane protease has protein sequence MNGLIFTAMISFGLPLVALLYAFWKKRYIPYMLGVLAFVVSQILIRIPILNYVNGTSTNFQMFSVMQPVLFVLLLSLSAGIFEEIARFIAMRYFMKQRDWQSGFLFGAGHGGIEAVLIVGMPVISLLLSQTVIQNGDSYYFGGIERIFAMVLHIGLSFIVLQAVVQKKFRYVVYAILIHGTVNAIAGIILQYVPGKSGIIMSEVSIAICALLVFSYSFILKRKGVLK, from the coding sequence ATGAATGGTCTTATTTTTACAGCAATGATTAGCTTTGGTTTACCGCTTGTTGCACTTTTATATGCTTTTTGGAAGAAACGCTATATTCCATATATGTTAGGTGTATTGGCTTTTGTTGTATCACAAATATTGATTCGCATACCAATACTGAATTATGTAAATGGAACTAGCACAAATTTTCAAATGTTTTCTGTTATGCAGCCTGTACTATTTGTACTTTTGCTTAGTTTATCAGCTGGTATTTTTGAAGAGATAGCTCGTTTTATTGCAATGCGTTATTTTATGAAGCAACGAGATTGGCAGTCTGGTTTTTTATTTGGAGCAGGGCATGGTGGTATTGAGGCGGTGTTGATAGTTGGTATGCCGGTAATATCCCTATTATTGTCACAAACAGTCATTCAAAATGGTGACAGTTACTATTTTGGCGGTATTGAGCGCATCTTCGCGATGGTATTGCATATTGGGCTTTCCTTCATTGTATTGCAAGCTGTCGTCCAAAAGAAATTTCGTTATGTTGTATATGCAATTCTCATCCATGGGACTGTAAATGCAATAGCTGGTATTATATTGCAATATGTACCAGGGAAAAGCGGGATCATTATGTCAGAAGTTTCAATAGCAATTTGTGCTTTACTCGTTTTTAGTTATAGTTTCATTTTAAAAAGAAAGGGTGTATTAAAATGA
- a CDS encoding DUF3887 domain-containing protein: protein MRRMLLIIISAIAAFALAACTGNKVDESTSKNFIPKAEEIVSLLNEANYKEVHEKFDSKMKAALPEEKMKDLTPVIEKAGTFEKIEKQSIEEKDGLYTVILVAKYSKEQRTFIITYNDKEEIAGLVIK from the coding sequence ATGAGAAGAATGTTACTAATTATTATAAGTGCTATCGCGGCGTTCGCACTTGCAGCATGTACCGGTAATAAAGTAGATGAAAGTACATCAAAAAACTTTATTCCGAAGGCGGAAGAAATTGTATCACTATTAAATGAAGCAAATTATAAAGAAGTACACGAAAAATTTGATAGTAAAATGAAAGCTGCATTGCCAGAAGAAAAGATGAAAGATCTTACACCTGTAATTGAGAAAGCTGGTACGTTCGAAAAAATTGAAAAACAATCGATTGAAGAAAAAGATGGTTTATATACTGTTATTCTTGTAGCGAAATATAGTAAAGAACAACGGACATTTATTATAACTTATAATGATAAAGAAGAAATAGCAGGTTTAGTTATTAAATAA
- a CDS encoding helix-turn-helix transcriptional regulator produces MAIIVNIDVMLAKRKMSVTELSEKVGITMANLSILKNGKAKAIRITTLDAICKALECQPGDILEYQPEDTE; encoded by the coding sequence ATGGCAATTATCGTGAATATTGATGTAATGCTAGCGAAAAGAAAAATGAGCGTAACTGAACTTTCAGAGAAGGTTGGAATTACAATGGCTAACCTTTCTATATTAAAAAATGGAAAAGCAAAAGCAATTAGAATTACAACTTTAGATGCTATTTGTAAAGCATTAGAATGCCAACCTGGGGATATTTTAGAATATCAACCTGAAGATACCGAATAA
- a CDS encoding DUF2975 domain-containing protein — protein sequence MKQGSTLFLKTAIILIGIPVLALCIFLVPNIGNYAAELYPDIAYIKYLILINLYATVVPFYFALYQAFKLVSFIDKGNAFSKLSVRALKKIKNCAVTISILYVVGMPLFYLVAERDDAPGIIILGMLLIFASMVIAVFAAVLQRLLKDAIDIKSENDLTV from the coding sequence ATGAAACAAGGATCAACACTCTTTTTAAAGACAGCTATTATTCTGATTGGAATCCCTGTTCTTGCTTTGTGTATATTTTTAGTTCCTAACATAGGGAATTATGCAGCGGAATTGTATCCCGATATTGCATATATAAAATATCTTATTTTAATCAATCTGTATGCAACGGTGGTACCTTTTTATTTCGCTCTGTATCAAGCTTTTAAACTTGTAAGCTTCATTGACAAGGGTAACGCTTTCTCGAAATTATCTGTTAGAGCTTTAAAAAAGATAAAAAACTGCGCAGTAACAATCAGTATTTTATATGTGGTAGGTATGCCACTCTTCTATCTTGTGGCGGAAAGAGATGATGCACCTGGTATTATTATACTTGGCATGCTCCTAATCTTTGCTTCAATGGTTATCGCAGTCTTTGCTGCCGTTCTCCAAAGACTTCTAAAAGATGCGATAGATATAAAATCAGAAAATGATTTAACGGTCTGA
- a CDS encoding DeoR/GlpR family DNA-binding transcription regulator: MKSYTQFERRKHILDELEKYNRVMVNDLAKVLNVTTETIRRDLDMLHKEGQLTKIHGGAIKKKDQTLEFHFDKRRSENIEEKRKIAMEASKIVEDNDIIAIEIGTTTMQILDYIYDKKNLTILTNSIPAVNKIIELKDQYDSFDCRLIVIGGILNTNSLALSGEMTLNYLDHFTVNKLFASCDGISLEKELTCSYIEDAQIFKQLKNNAKQVVMMADESKFNLTKFYKSGSFSDIDALYTNAKLDESWQNVLTSNGVEVITV; encoded by the coding sequence ATGAAATCGTACACACAATTTGAACGAAGAAAACACATACTAGATGAATTAGAAAAGTATAACCGAGTGATGGTAAATGATTTAGCAAAGGTATTAAATGTTACAACAGAAACGATACGAAGAGATTTAGATATGTTGCACAAGGAAGGGCAGCTTACGAAAATACATGGTGGTGCAATTAAGAAGAAAGATCAAACACTAGAATTTCATTTTGATAAACGTCGATCTGAGAATATTGAAGAAAAACGAAAAATTGCAATGGAAGCAAGTAAAATTGTAGAAGATAATGATATTATCGCAATTGAAATTGGGACAACCACAATGCAAATTTTAGATTACATATACGATAAAAAGAATTTGACAATTTTAACAAACTCGATACCAGCTGTAAATAAAATTATTGAGCTGAAAGACCAGTATGATTCCTTTGATTGTAGGTTAATAGTCATAGGGGGAATATTGAATACGAATTCCTTAGCATTGTCTGGAGAAATGACGTTAAACTATCTGGATCATTTCACTGTTAATAAATTATTTGCTTCTTGTGATGGTATTTCATTAGAAAAAGAACTGACATGTTCGTATATTGAAGATGCACAAATATTTAAGCAGTTAAAGAATAATGCAAAACAAGTTGTAATGATGGCTGATGAGTCAAAGTTTAATTTAACAAAGTTTTATAAAAGCGGGAGTTTTAGTGATATAGATGCATTGTATACGAATGCAAAGCTTGATGAATCATGGCAAAATGTGCTAACAAGTAATGGGGTTGAAGTAATAACAGTATAG